Proteins encoded within one genomic window of Pectobacterium araliae:
- a CDS encoding C40 family peptidase: MRLFITLFILFFSNLSLNIVQAAPHTPHSTPKKSVVEETNKKNRQTKGTAKSPAPIKSKKPEPTTVSNKFKPRTANKPVEKKLSRTQSSTPALVKKNLKKLKPEEDRQTIAQTRVKTELKKTALKGKVDKNPAPTEKGMALSTAHKKRYQHAKTTAMNKLMSQIGKPYHWGGSSPFTGFDCSGLVYYAYKDVVKIPIPRTANEMYHLRDAAPIKKSELESGDLVFFRINNRGAADHVGVYLGEGKFIQSPRTGSDIRISKLSEDYWQEHYVGARRVVTPQTIR, from the coding sequence ATGCGCTTATTTATTACTCTTTTTATATTATTTTTCAGTAACCTATCCCTGAACATCGTTCAGGCTGCGCCGCATACCCCGCATTCTACGCCGAAGAAAAGCGTCGTTGAAGAAACGAATAAGAAAAACCGTCAAACAAAGGGTACTGCTAAATCACCAGCACCAATCAAAAGTAAAAAGCCAGAACCGACCACCGTCAGCAATAAATTCAAACCCCGTACGGCTAACAAACCAGTAGAAAAGAAGCTATCCCGGACGCAAAGCAGCACGCCTGCACTAGTGAAAAAAAACCTTAAAAAGCTAAAGCCTGAAGAGGATAGGCAGACAATCGCACAGACCAGAGTCAAAACCGAGTTGAAGAAGACCGCGCTCAAAGGAAAAGTGGATAAAAATCCAGCGCCCACAGAAAAGGGGATGGCGCTGAGCACAGCGCATAAAAAACGCTATCAACACGCCAAAACGACAGCAATGAATAAACTGATGAGCCAGATCGGTAAGCCTTACCACTGGGGCGGATCATCGCCTTTTACCGGTTTCGACTGTAGCGGACTGGTCTATTACGCCTATAAAGACGTCGTTAAGATCCCAATCCCACGTACCGCGAACGAGATGTACCATCTGCGTGATGCCGCACCGATTAAAAAAAGTGAGCTGGAAAGTGGTGATCTGGTCTTTTTCCGCATCAATAATCGTGGTGCCGCCGATCACGTCGGGGTTTATCTGGGAGAAGGCAAATTTATCCAGTCACCGCGTACCGGTTCAGATATTCGCATCAGCAAGCTAAGTGAGGATTATTGGCAGGAGCATTATGTAGGGGCGCGTCGCGTGGTGACGCCACAGACCATTCGTTAA
- a CDS encoding YnhF family membrane protein codes for MDTDLKMSLLTTVGSLAVIITFSFIAVLN; via the coding sequence ATGGATACCGATTTGAAGATGTCTTTGCTGACAACGGTTGGCTCGTTGGCTGTGATCATCACGTTTAGTTTCATTGCGGTGTTGAACTAA
- the purR gene encoding HTH-type transcriptional repressor PurR: protein MATIKDVAKRAGVSTTTVSHVINKTRFVAEETKAAVRAAIKELHYSPSAVARSLKVNHTKSIGLLATSSEAPYFAEIIEAVENSCYAKGYTLVLCNSHNDIGKQRAYLSMLAQKRVDGLLVMCAEYPPELLGMLEDYRSIPMVVMDWGQMHSDFTDTIIDNAFEGGYMAGRYLIERGHRDIGAIPGIQERNTGNGRYLGFLKALKEADITVRDEWVVRGDFEPESGYKAMHQILAQKQRPTAVFCGGDIMAMGAICAADELGLRVPQDISVIGYDNVRHARFFTPALTTIHQPKERLGQSAFSMLLDRITSKREDAHVIEVHPTLIERRSVADGPFRDYRR from the coding sequence ATGGCAACGATTAAAGATGTGGCAAAACGTGCTGGCGTTTCCACCACAACCGTATCGCACGTGATCAATAAAACACGTTTCGTCGCCGAAGAGACTAAGGCAGCCGTCAGGGCAGCAATCAAGGAATTGCACTATTCGCCTAGCGCCGTCGCCCGTAGCCTTAAAGTTAATCACACTAAATCTATCGGCTTGCTGGCTACATCCAGCGAAGCGCCCTATTTCGCCGAGATCATTGAAGCGGTCGAAAACAGCTGTTATGCCAAAGGCTACACGCTGGTGCTGTGTAATTCTCATAACGATATCGGCAAACAGCGCGCTTATCTCTCGATGCTGGCGCAAAAACGCGTCGACGGCCTGCTGGTCATGTGTGCCGAGTACCCGCCAGAGTTATTGGGCATGTTGGAAGATTATCGCAGCATTCCTATGGTCGTCATGGACTGGGGACAAATGCACAGCGATTTTACCGATACCATCATCGATAACGCCTTTGAGGGCGGTTATATGGCAGGCCGCTACCTGATTGAACGCGGTCATCGGGATATTGGCGCTATCCCTGGAATACAAGAGCGCAACACGGGTAACGGACGCTACCTTGGCTTTTTAAAAGCCTTGAAGGAAGCCGACATTACCGTGCGCGATGAATGGGTCGTGCGGGGCGATTTTGAACCGGAATCCGGTTATAAAGCCATGCATCAGATTCTCGCGCAAAAGCAGCGACCTACCGCGGTATTCTGTGGTGGCGATATCATGGCGATGGGAGCCATTTGTGCGGCAGACGAATTGGGGTTACGTGTGCCACAAGATATTTCGGTGATCGGTTATGACAACGTCCGCCACGCGCGCTTCTTTACGCCCGCACTAACCACCATCCATCAGCCCAAAGAGCGTCTGGGCCAATCCGCGTTTTCTATGTTGCTGGATCGGATTACCAGCAAGCGTGAAGATGCACACGTCATTGAGGTGCATCCGACGTTGATTGAACGTCGCTCGGTTGCCGACGGTCCGTTTCGCGATTATCGCCGCTAA
- a CDS encoding group II intron maturase-specific domain-containing protein, whose translation MKLIRRYLEAEMTNGCETEKRGKGMPQGGPLSPLLSNILLDELDKELERRGHSFCRYADDCNIYVSSRKAGEHIFRAIRVYLRDILKLKVNEQKSAVARPWERKFLGYSVTRHKQTRLKIAGSSVERLKEKIRSLTTGHATKSVKGVINELTPILRGWMSYFRYTEVKGVLEKIDGWVRRKLRSLLWRQWKRTYTRARMLMRAGLCEKRAWRSASNQRGAWWNAGSSHMNDAIKTAQFRRLGLISLVEQQRQFQS comes from the coding sequence TTGAAACTGATACGTCGCTACCTTGAAGCGGAAATGACGAACGGGTGCGAGACAGAGAAGCGAGGTAAGGGAATGCCGCAGGGCGGACCGTTGTCGCCGCTACTGTCGAACATTCTGCTGGATGAACTGGATAAAGAACTGGAGCGTCGAGGTCACAGCTTCTGTCGCTATGCGGATGACTGCAACATTTACGTGAGCAGTCGCAAAGCAGGCGAGCATATCTTTAGGGCAATCAGGGTGTACCTGAGAGACATACTGAAGCTAAAGGTCAATGAGCAGAAGAGTGCGGTGGCGCGACCGTGGGAGCGTAAGTTCCTGGGATACAGCGTGACACGGCACAAACAGACCCGACTGAAGATCGCAGGGAGCAGTGTCGAGAGGCTGAAGGAGAAGATCCGTAGCCTGACGACAGGGCACGCGACGAAATCAGTGAAAGGCGTAATCAATGAACTCACACCGATACTGCGAGGCTGGATGAGCTACTTCAGATACACGGAAGTAAAAGGAGTTCTGGAGAAGATTGACGGCTGGGTCAGGCGTAAACTGCGCAGTCTACTGTGGCGGCAATGGAAACGAACGTATACGCGAGCCCGAATGCTAATGCGAGCGGGCTTGTGTGAAAAGCGAGCGTGGAGGTCGGCGAGTAACCAGCGAGGAGCGTGGTGGAACGCGGGGTCGAGTCACATGAATGATGCGATAAAGACGGCGCAGTTCAGACGACTCGGCTTGATATCACTAGTGGAGCAGCAACGGCAGTTCCAGAGTTAA
- a CDS encoding reverse transcriptase domain-containing protein, whose product MGINEAQAQSTAASGRGDGQYPSVLHEGAEIPTAVGGQTKAEMPLTMETVITRENLMLAYQRVVENNGAAGVDNLKVTELKPWLKQNWASIRQALITGAYQPQAIRRVDIPKPDGGVRTLGIPTVVDRLIQQAIAQQLSPVVEPHFCESSYGFRSNRNAWQAVQQAQRYIQSGKRWVVDLDLEKFFDRVDHDILMSRLARLSGINGC is encoded by the coding sequence ATGGGAATTAATGAGGCACAAGCGCAGAGCACTGCGGCCAGCGGCAGAGGAGACGGACAGTATCCGTCAGTGCTGCATGAGGGTGCTGAAATCCCCACGGCGGTCGGTGGGCAAACGAAAGCGGAAATGCCGTTGACGATGGAAACGGTGATAACGAGAGAGAACCTGATGCTGGCCTATCAGCGCGTGGTGGAAAACAACGGCGCGGCAGGGGTAGATAACCTGAAAGTGACGGAGTTGAAGCCGTGGCTGAAACAGAACTGGGCGAGTATCAGGCAGGCATTGATTACGGGCGCCTACCAGCCGCAGGCGATACGCAGAGTGGATATCCCAAAGCCGGACGGCGGCGTGAGAACCCTGGGTATCCCGACGGTAGTGGACAGGCTTATCCAGCAGGCGATAGCACAACAACTCAGTCCGGTCGTGGAGCCGCACTTCTGCGAATCGAGTTACGGGTTCAGAAGTAACCGCAATGCGTGGCAGGCAGTGCAACAGGCACAGCGCTACATACAAAGCGGGAAACGCTGGGTGGTCGATCTGGATCTGGAAAAGTTCTTTGACCGGGTGGATCATGACATTTTGATGTCACGTCTGGCGAGGCTGTCAGGGATAAACGGCTGTTGA
- a CDS encoding riboflavin synthase subunit alpha, giving the protein MFTGIVQGTASVVSIEEKSNFRTHVIQLPPDLLTGLTLGASVAHNGCCLTVTAIDGDRVSFDLMKETLRLTNLGDIHEGDVVNIERAAKFGDEIGGHVMSGHIMCTAEVVKIQVSENNHQIWFRLADEALMKYVLHKGFVGIDGISLTVGEVIRGRFCVHLIPETLNRTTLGQKRLGHRINIEIDPQTQAVVDTVERVLASKQANDLGKEE; this is encoded by the coding sequence ATGTTTACCGGTATTGTTCAGGGCACCGCATCTGTGGTGTCAATTGAAGAAAAATCCAATTTTCGTACTCACGTTATTCAACTCCCCCCCGACCTACTGACAGGGCTTACGCTCGGTGCATCGGTGGCGCACAACGGCTGCTGCCTAACGGTGACAGCTATTGATGGCGATCGCGTCAGTTTTGATCTCATGAAAGAAACGCTGCGGCTAACGAATTTGGGTGATATTCATGAAGGCGATGTCGTGAATATTGAGCGAGCGGCAAAATTCGGTGATGAGATCGGTGGGCATGTGATGTCGGGTCACATTATGTGCACGGCGGAAGTGGTCAAGATTCAGGTATCAGAGAACAATCACCAGATTTGGTTCCGTCTGGCAGATGAAGCGCTGATGAAATACGTGCTGCATAAAGGTTTTGTCGGGATTGATGGCATCAGCCTGACGGTGGGTGAGGTGATCCGCGGGCGTTTCTGCGTGCATTTAATTCCAGAAACGTTGAATCGCACAACGCTGGGGCAAAAGCGTTTAGGGCATCGCATCAATATTGAAATTGATCCACAAACGCAGGCCGTGGTGGATACCGTCGAGCGTGTGTTAGCCAGTAAGCAGGCGAACGACCTCGGTAAAGAAGAGTAG